A window of Helicobacter anatolicus contains these coding sequences:
- a CDS encoding bifunctional anthranilate synthase component II/anthranilate phosphoribosyltransferase produces MLLLIDNYDSFTYNIYQAFCNLHQEVKVVRSDKITLQEISLLHPDYIVIGPGPKTPKEAGISLQIIQKFQGKIPILGICLGHQAIMASFGVPIVNAKNTIHGKVQPITHNQKGLFRGIPQNTQVTRYHSLVGKKEDLPPCLEITATSIDNEIMAIEHKEYKLMGVQFHPESLGTPDGIKMLRNFLHYKREETPIHIYLKKALQQQNFTYQEAYDIMDEITEGNLSEGQIGSLLTSLEIKGINAQELAGFSTLLRSKSLSFPKPFAGEKRLDIVGTGGSVQKTFNVSTISSIILASMGVNVLKHGNRAVTSQCGSADLIQGLGINLNMNIKTSLQCYQKTHFTFLFAQKFHHTLKNLSNVRKTLGFKTLFNLIGPLINPSNNTHQVLGVFDKKYTEIMAQTLQILGIQHALVVSGFDGYDEISLSSPTQITELFNNKIKTYTFTPQEVGLGYVDYQILKGGDTLLNTKIALDIFNNIPSPRLELVAINAGAALYVYGNVSSIKEGYLAIKKHLKTKKVLQTLQEIQTLSKN; encoded by the coding sequence ATGCTGTTACTTATAGATAATTATGACTCTTTTACTTACAATATCTATCAAGCTTTCTGTAATCTTCATCAGGAAGTAAAAGTTGTACGTAGTGACAAAATCACACTTCAAGAAATTTCTCTTTTACATCCTGATTATATTGTCATAGGACCAGGGCCAAAAACACCAAAAGAAGCGGGAATTTCTTTACAAATTATTCAAAAATTTCAAGGAAAAATCCCTATTTTAGGAATCTGTTTAGGGCATCAAGCAATTATGGCAAGTTTTGGAGTACCTATTGTCAATGCCAAAAACACTATTCATGGCAAAGTCCAACCTATCACTCATAATCAAAAAGGACTTTTCCGAGGCATACCACAAAATACTCAAGTCACAAGATATCATTCATTAGTAGGTAAAAAAGAAGACTTGCCTCCTTGTCTAGAAATCACTGCAACAAGTATTGATAATGAAATTATGGCTATTGAACACAAAGAATACAAACTCATGGGTGTACAATTCCATCCAGAATCTTTAGGAACACCAGATGGAATCAAAATGCTAAGAAACTTTTTACACTACAAGCGCGAAGAAACCCCTATACATATTTATCTTAAAAAAGCACTTCAACAACAAAATTTTACTTATCAAGAAGCCTATGATATTATGGATGAAATCACAGAGGGCAATCTTTCTGAAGGACAAATTGGATCTCTACTCACAAGTCTTGAGATCAAAGGCATAAATGCGCAAGAACTCGCTGGTTTTAGTACACTTCTACGTAGCAAATCTCTAAGTTTTCCAAAACCATTTGCAGGTGAAAAGCGTCTTGATATTGTCGGCACAGGTGGTAGTGTGCAGAAAACCTTCAATGTTTCTACAATCTCTAGTATTATTTTAGCAAGTATGGGTGTAAATGTATTAAAGCATGGAAATCGTGCTGTTACAAGCCAATGTGGTTCTGCTGATCTTATTCAAGGACTTGGTATCAATCTGAATATGAATATCAAAACTTCCTTGCAATGTTATCAAAAAACTCACTTCACATTTTTATTTGCACAAAAATTTCATCACACCCTAAAAAATCTCTCCAATGTAAGAAAAACACTAGGTTTTAAAACTCTTTTTAATCTCATAGGACCACTGATTAATCCATCAAATAATACTCATCAAGTTTTGGGTGTTTTTGATAAAAAATATACAGAGATAATGGCACAAACCTTACAAATTTTAGGAATTCAACACGCCTTAGTTGTAAGTGGATTTGATGGTTATGATGAAATATCTCTTTCATCTCCCACACAAATCACAGAACTTTTTAACAACAAAATCAAAACCTATACTTTTACACCTCAAGAAGTAGGATTGGGATATGTAGACTATCAAATATTAAAAGGTGGGGACACCTTACTAAACACTAAAATCGCACTAGATATATTTAATAATATTCCTTCACCGCGTCTAGAATTAGTAGCGATCAATGCGGGTGCGGCCCTCTATGTTTATGGCAATGTCTCCTCTATCAAAGAAGGCTATTTGGCTATCAAAAAACATTTGAAAACAAAAAAAGTTTTACAAACCCTGCAAGAAATACAAACTCTAAGCAAGAATTAA